TGCAAGACGGGACTGTGGGCGTGCGTGACAAACCTCACCACTGAAGCCTGTTGGGGTTTCCCCCAGTCAAGCTGCAGTCTTCTAGGGTTCACCTCCCCATTTCTCAGCCTTAACGAGCACTAACCTCAAGTGCCACAAACTGCTCCATTTAAAACCAACTCAGTTCAGGTCTGGGTACAGCAGCCTACAGCCAGTGCAGGAACAATTGCCTTTTTTCTTGCTCCGCTCCATTGTTTTGGGGGGTTGGTATTTTACAATATAAAGTGGCCTTTCATACAGATTTATCAGCGAGCACTAAAGAGCTAGTTTATCGAAAGCCTACATGTTTACTTGACACGTGCTGTTGAATTCGTTGTTTCTGTGATCTCAGTACCTGGGGCATGACCCTGGTAGCCAGTGTAAACCTGGTACAGTCTCATAGAGGGTCTAGTGACAAGGCTAAGTCTTGTGCAGCTAAACTCAAGAAAAGCATACATTCCCACCTCCTTGTCTAGTTTTGCTGTATGGATCATTCTGAACTTTGTTGGAAAGAATCTTGTGGTGTTCTCATGTAAAACTGGTGAACATTGAGAAACCCTAAATCAACATGGGGGCAGTCCGCAAAGCCTTTTACTCCAGTGCCAATAGAAAAGTACAAAACCACTAGTTAATGTTACTAAATGAGAAATCAACCATTTAAGAATACCTAACCAGCTCGTTGAGGCCATTTCAGGACCTCGAGAAAACGGAAGTGATTACTTCAGATTTCTCGATCTTGAgattatcttgtgatctcgacatttttatatttttctctgATGGCCTCAACGAGGCGCCATAGCCCCTGAATTACATTCATGAGATCTTTTATTTCTAGTGTGATAACACCAAAGTAAATGGCCCTGATGTCCTCTGCAGGCAATAGCTTTGGGAATCCCCTCCCATGTGTTACTGTTTTGGCCAAGCAATGTCCAGACTGTTTCCAGTTTCACTCATGCCTTCACATATTTCAATGGAAACTGTCTTGCCACATGGACAAAATGCTCTAATGAAGTTTACTAGTCCCTGTTTCGTTGTACATTTCTTTTGAAGATCTAAAGAGTAATACACCATTCACTGGAAAAACCACCCAATGCATGCATTAGGAATTGCTACTAAAAAGCAGTATTTACTGTGTTCTAGCCAATTGATGCCTTAACAGAACCTTCTAAAGCTGTGACATCATTGAAGTGGTTTTTTTACCAAGGAATTAGATATACAATTAGTgcattaatattataatacaacTCCAACTTCTATTGAATATATAACCCCTCCACTACAGCTTGCAGTCCTTGGCTTTTAACTATAAAGTTTACAGGGTGTCAGAAGTCTGGAACCCCTGGCAAGGTAACAGGTTCTGCTTCAAATTCAAAAGGCTTGAAGTGGTTGGAGGGAGTGGTTGGAGGAAACCCCTAGTAATTTAGATTGTTTGTGTCTGACCAATAGTTATGTTTCATATATAGCAAGCAAGAAAACAGATAGGACTGCCTTCAATGGTGCTCAGTAGCACTGTAGGTTTATTAGATTTCTGTTGAGTTTGcactattaaaatgaatacagacaTATTGATTTTACacggtcagttttttttttttatacttactATTTACAGATTTTTGTTTCTACAATAAAGGAACGAGCACTATGCAACTGGTACAGacttgcaataaaaataaaataaaaaactatcaATCTGTCGTGTTCTTGgaggtttttcttttgtgtgtgcttgtttgttttgtatttgaatactCAAGTATATTTAAGTAAGTTAGAATGTGACTTTTTCAGTATTTTCATCTGTAGGAAACCAGGGACACTACTAATACTGTGAGAACACTGCAGTTATAACTATTACCATGTTTTTAAGCTTAATATaggaatatacagtactgtgcaaaagttttaggcaggtgtaaaaaaatgctgtaaagtaagaatgctttcaaaaatagacaagttaatagatcatatttatcaattaactaaatacaaagtgagtgaacagaagaaaattctacatcaaatccatatttggtgtgaacaccctttgccttcaaaacagcatcaattcttctaggtacacttgcacaaagtcagggattttgtaggcatatagtcaggtgtatgattaaacaattataccaaacatgtgctaatggtcatcaattaaatatgtaggttgaaacacaatcattaactgaaacagaaacagctgtgtaggaggaataaaaatgggtgaggaacagccaaactcagctaacaaggtgaggttgctgaagacagtttactgtcaaaagtcatacaccatggcaagactgagcccagcaacaagacacaaggtagttatactgtatcagcaagatctctcccaggtagaaatttcaaggcagacaggggtttccagatgtgctgtccaagctcttttgaagaagcataaagaaatgggcaacgttgaggaccatagacgcagtggtcggccaaggaaacttactgcagcagatgaaagtcgtcatgcttacttcccttctcaatctgaagatgtccagcaatgccatcagctcagaattggcagaaaatagTGGGATTCTAGTACACCcttctactgtccggagaagtctggtcagaagtggccttcatggaagacttgcggccaaaaagccatacctgcgacatggaaacaaggccaagcgactcaactacgcacgaaaacacaggaactggggtgcagaaaaatggaagcaggtgctctggactgatgagtcaaaatttgaaatatttggctgtagcagaaggcagtttgttcgccaaagggctggagagtggtacaggaatgagtgtctgcaggcaacagtgaggcatggtggaggttccttgcaagtttggggctgcatttctgcaaatggagttggggatttggtcagaattaatggtctcctcaatgcagagaagtacaggcagatacttatccatcatgcaataccatcagggaggtaTCTGATTGGcctcaaatttattctgcagcatgacatcgaccccaaacatacagctaaagtcattaagaattatcttcagggtaaaaaagaacaaggagtcctggatgtgatggtatggctcccacaagatgtttgggccaacctacctgccgagttccttcaaaaactgtacaagtacctagaagaattaatgctgttttgaaggcaaagggtggtcacaccaaatattgatttgatgtagatttttcttctgttcacttactttgcattttgttaattgataaatataaactattaacatgtctatttttgaaagcattcttactttacagcattttttcacacctgcttaaaacttttgcacagtactatatgcTCCTGTCACACAAACCCAGgataaaagataaaaagaaaacatgattcTGTTGAATATTTACTTCTTTTGTTctgaaatgtaatacattacCAGCTGACCAGAGTTTAATCAGAATTACACAGTAAGTTGTGAGAAACCGTTCATGCCTCTCTTCAACACTAAACACCATGAGAGGGGTGTCagactcagttcctggagggtcacagtgtcttctggctttcgttccacccgagatctcaattggtctaattatttgattaactggacacatttaacacttctcttcaggcctcaaaatgtttcttaggtagtgtaccttgaatcaagtgcatttttaaaaccatcaactgtaaaataccttgaaaaatattaaatatgtcaaattcaacaaataattagatcgattatgttaattgagagcttaggTTGaagtgaaaaccagaagaccctgtggccctcgaggactggagtttgagaaaatagaataaaaaatagcGTACACCTGAGGCATGAGTGATGAACAGCAATGCAGGAACTCTACATTATTCTGTAATTTAATATGAATGGCTTGTCTTATTGTGAATGGAATTGAACAACTAACCATTCCCTAGTGTCCACTTATTTAAGTTTTAAGCATCAGTGAAATGGCAGGAGGGGTGGGGGGAGCACAGTCCCTTTACTTCCCTGAAActattacataaaacaaaaacattcagcttGTTTCATGAACCCTGATTAGTGCTACTCTTGGACTTCCTTACTTAGTCCAAGATattgttaatcagggtctgtgaaattgGACGACAATGTATTAAACCTCAATAACAAACTGAAAAGTGAACATTTGAGTAATTCTGACATTGGTGGAgataaaataaattccttccTGTTACAGAACAACAATCAAGCGGCTGAGATTTTGgggttggtttcacagatcctgattagcactagtaTTGGACTACATTACCCAATGGTAAGATttagtccaagattagttctAATTGGGGTCTGTGTAACCACTCGTTAGAGTCGAACCGTACTCCCTGAATCCATGCACCAAGTCAACCACCAGGAGCAGCCAAGGCCAAGCCTAGCGGCCTCTACAGGGACATAAGGACTGTCAAGGGAGGGTAAATAATCTGATTCCATCAGATAGAAGAATCAGGAGTGACCAGGGCGGGCAAGACCGGCCCCACAGCACTAGAGCTTTGTCTGGAGCAGCGCGGAGAGAGGGAAGCAAAGAGGTAATAACTGATGCAAAGATCTTCAGTGTAGTTTTTGATACCCTCCCTGAACCAACTTGCACACAGGAATTAACAGGCAATACTCGGCTCATGTCACGCTGTtaacaaactgttttattgttataagtGGAATGTTTATACACAACCATAAAACCAGACATAGTTGGTGTATATTTTCTGATGCTCACATAACAATATTAGTAATGGCCAGCAGCAATAAACTGACGTGAGGGACTTTGCATTTAAGTACAATTCATCAAATTCATTTCTCAGATAAACACTGCTTTATGGGTTCAATTTCAAGATACCAATGAAAATCACAAGGTGTCAGAAAACAGCCTATCAGCAGCAGCTTCATTTTGCCCCATTTAACATTTATCTTAGACCATGCCTCATGAGCTTTTACTGTAATTTTTctctgctttgtatttttaaaagctaaaatcTCAGACTATGAATTCAtgagcttttaattttttttttttttaatatatatttatttatttttaattattgagtAATATAAATTATGTACTGAATTTGCATTAAATTAAGGGTTACAATGGGAGAGAAGCCACATGGctgtttttctgcttttaattgataaattataaaaacaaatgatatgCTACAACTGTGGTAACATTATAGTGTTACAGTGTATTTGAACAATGTTTAACAAAGGGAgtagtatgtttttaaaatgtaggttTTCAACATGTAGACTGAATCTTTCCCAGTGTCTAGTTTAGGTATCAGCAGTTTAATAAAGCGTCCTAATACAGTAGAATACACAGTACTACACTAACATAACAAAGGCATGACTTTTTGTAATGATACAATCAAAAAGAGAAATGGGAATGGCAATTGAAGTGTTTACTCTTTAGAAGAACTCCTGTGCATTGACATTGTATCAATGACGTAAGAAAAGCAGACTGAGACCTCAATTTTAGTACAAATCAGGTGATGTGATCTGTGGTGTGGGACCTCTAGCAGAAGCATCCAGCGTGTTCCACTGAAATTTTAACCACTTTCACCGTCAGGGTCTGCAGCAGGAAGTGCCACATTGTAGTGGACGAGCTTCAGAACGTGCAGAAAAGGCATTTATGCAGGTGGAGACATCTGCGGGAAGGAACTTTTTACACCAGGTTTCTACCCATAAATTACATTGACGCATACTGAAATTTATCACTGATTTCCAATTGTGTTATTGACCAACGGGAAGGGCCTTTGCTGGCAGAGAATGAAATCAAAGGGTGTGTTGGCATTCTGGTTATTGTCTGTCAGTAAAGGACTGACGCGTCAGTCATTCACGCTAAAGAAATCTATTATTTCAGAATTGTGTCAAAACAAATAGTATTCAGAATGAGTATGCTTTGCAGCCCTGCATATGCTGTAATCAATAGTTATTTTAACATCAACAGTTTTACATTTCTGTAGCAGGTGGTAGGCTTACATATGCAGGGACTGGGATGTGATGAAATACTCCAAGGTTTTGCTGTGGCAGTCCAGGTGGGTGCCACAAAGGCAGACTCTATTAACATTATCGACTATTCACTCCACCTCATCAGAAGAATGGGCCACGCTGCGACAGATCAAAGCACGTACCAACCTGAACACAGGGAATATGAATTTAGAAGCGTCTGTTGTTTTTGCATTGCTGCTATTTAAATCTACCTCACTGGATGTAAGCATTTGTGAGAGCTTGTCCATATTGGTTTACCTGCTGTCATTTAATCATTCACAATGGAACAGTAATAAACATGCTATCTTCTTTTCACCTCACGTTTGTTCCCCGTATTATATTAACATATCCTTGTAATCCCCTTGCACTCCTCTTGCATTATGTTGCATCAATCTCTCTACCTCCACGTTCACTTGCACATTCAGTCACAAAAACAATCATTTAGCCTGGAGATcctctcatttttttttctaattggtaTGCACTAACTTAACATATTGTCGActacttatttaaacaaaaactaacacCCCCATTTTGCCTTTCTGGACGTCTTATTACGAAGTATaagaagtttgaaaaaaaaataggctttcATGTGGAGGAATATTGAAAAATACtacaaacaatagcaaaacaaaaagcaatgctGGCAAGTAAAACTAATTTCTTCATTTGTACAAAACTACTGTGGATGGGATCCATTGTGAATATATAGTCCAGCCATTTGATCTtattactgtgtgtatgtgttttaaacaaattaaacatattttattaaatatctaCTCCTAGCAAATGTTAAATATAATCAATTTGTTTCTTGGAATATACTTGAAAATGTCCAACATCTGAGTTTTAACCAATTTGTACAATTTTCTTAATACTGATTTTGTAAGTCATTATTTTCATAACAGGttgataaaaatgtaaaaacttaactgttgtttattatttgtgataTTTTCTATGATAATATTCTGAACAATAACATAGGAGCTTATTTACTACATCTTAAGCATTTCCAAAGCTTCCCCTTGCTTTACAGCCTATCCTAGCTGCATTGTCATGAATTTCAACTGCAAAATCACAAAGGCTCAGATACACAGGATTCTCACTCCCAGTACAGGACTGAATCATTTTTTTAGAATGGAATGTTTGTTTTCACATCTTCATAAAATGGCAGTGTGATCACAACATGTCTCTTGTGCCAGGTGTAGTATTCTCTTTTATCAAGGTTGCATACACAGTTTTGTACACGTTTAAAACAGTCTGAACCGAAGGCCTTTCCACtgaatttttctttttacattctcTGTGAATATCGAACAGGTGAAAGCGGACAACATCGCTCCCTTCTACTTGCCCCAGTAGGAAGTCAACTACACTTGGGATTTTCCATATGTCTGTTTTCTCATCGTAGGCAGGCATCAGTGTGTCTGTAAACGGCATTTCCTTAGCATGAGGCCACAGCTGCTCAGGTGCCACAAATTCTCCCAGCAGTTCCCGATGGCCACATTTTATTAGCAAGTTGGCATTTCTGTCAACTAGAGGGAGGGCGTCCAAGTCATTTGCCACAAGATGGAAGTCGTTGGTTAACAAATACTGAGACAAGGTCTTGCCAAGGTCATTTGAGTCGCACATTACACGAGTGCCCAGCGGGCTGCTGTGGAGAAAGTTAACGATGGCCACATACTCCATGGCCAGGCGGAATCGGTTATGCCAAGTGTTCAGGCTTTGGTACTTCACAAGGTTTAACACTGCATTGAGATTCATTAGCGAGCCCAGCGGTTGGTACTCTGTAACAACTGCATTATCTTCCACACAGAACCCTACTAGGGTGACTACGTATTTGCTCTGCAGTGCTTTAAGCATCTCCAGTCCATGCAGAAAGTCCTCCTGAAAATCATGACCAGTAAGCTTTGAAAGAGCAACCTTGTGGCCCTTCCAC
The sequence above is a segment of the Polyodon spathula isolate WHYD16114869_AA chromosome 2, ASM1765450v1, whole genome shotgun sequence genome. Coding sequences within it:
- the pomk gene encoding protein O-mannose kinase, encoding MVKADRSRREIPIVLVCLGALLCGNIVFYLYVDSLYQRSHQQEHFHHMCPHGHFKMGTMKNCTPWLQCDAVRKEVRKLKVIGQGAVKQVFLSEWKGHKVALSKLTGHDFQEDFLHGLEMLKALQSKYVVTLVGFCVEDNAVVTEYQPLGSLMNLNAVLNLVKYQSLNTWHNRFRLAMEYVAIVNFLHSSPLGTRVMCDSNDLGKTLSQYLLTNDFHLVANDLDALPLVDRNANLLIKCGHRELLGEFVAPEQLWPHAKEMPFTDTLMPAYDEKTDIWKIPSVVDFLLGQVEGSDVVRFHLFDIHRECKKKNSVERPSVQTVLNVYKTVYATLIKENTTPGTRDML